One Glycine max cultivar Williams 82 chromosome 6, Glycine_max_v4.0, whole genome shotgun sequence DNA segment encodes these proteins:
- the LOC100790956 gene encoding uncharacterized GPI-anchored protein At1g61900 isoform X3: MFRRSLSDGNHSLPGPTARINDCKNIVLRWLASKLDPSTANSVFRGLSNCNLKEVNSVCPLVFPNVTSVVKECGNLINNQTACCKAIKSYVSYLQEQSFLTNLQALKCATSLGKKLQEANVSKNVYYLCRISLKDFSLQVGLQESGCLLTSLPSNAVFDGTSGIGFICDLNDNIVAPWPTTSYSLPSSCNRTTKLPSLPTATSSQNGLSINSLVLPLLFTSILLPKRLL, from the exons ATGTTCAGAAGGTCCTTGTCAGATGGAAACCATAGCTTGCCTGGGCCGACCGCTAGGATCAATGATTGCAAGAATATTGTCCTTCGTTGGCTGGCTAGTAAACTTGACCCATCCACTGCAAATAGTGTTTTTAGAGGACTCTCAAACTGCAACCTAAAAGAAG TTAACTCAGTATGCCCATTGGTTTTTCCAAATGTCACAAGTGTTGTGAAAGAATGCGGGAATCTCATAAATAACCAAACAGCTTGCTGCAAAGCCATCAAAAGTTATGTGTCCTATTTGCAAGAGCAGAGCTTTTTAACCAATCTGCAAGCCTTGAAATGTGCTACATCACTTGGAAAGAAATTGCAGGAAGCAAATGTCTCCAAAAATGTTTATTATCTTTGTCGTATAAGCCTGAAGGACTTTTCTCTTCAAG TTGGGTTGCAAG AATCTGGCTGCCTTTTGACGAGTTTGCCATCAAATGCAGTATTTGATGGAACTTCTGGGATCGGATTCATTTGTGACCTTAATGACAACATTGTAGCTCCATGGCCCACAACATCATATTCACTTCCATCCTCATGCAATAGAA CTACAAAACTTCCATCTCTTCCTACAGCAACGTCTTCACAAAATG GTCTTTCCATTAATTCATTGGTTTTGCCTCTCCTCTTTACCTCTATACTACTTCCCAAGAGGCTTCTTTAA
- the LOC100790956 gene encoding uncharacterized GPI-anchored protein At1g61900 isoform X1 — MFRRSLSDGNHSLPGPTARINDCKNIVLRWLASKLDPSTANSVFRGLSNCNLKEVNSVCPLVFPNVTSVVKECGNLINNQTACCKAIKSYVSYLQEQSFLTNLQALKCATSLGKKLQEANVSKNVYYLCRISLKDFSLQVGLQESGCLLTSLPSNAVFDGTSGIGFICDLNDNIVAPWPTTSYSLPSSCNRTTKLPSLPTATSSQNGKNHTTVLLQTGFSGLIISSFQSNGSCKI; from the exons ATGTTCAGAAGGTCCTTGTCAGATGGAAACCATAGCTTGCCTGGGCCGACCGCTAGGATCAATGATTGCAAGAATATTGTCCTTCGTTGGCTGGCTAGTAAACTTGACCCATCCACTGCAAATAGTGTTTTTAGAGGACTCTCAAACTGCAACCTAAAAGAAG TTAACTCAGTATGCCCATTGGTTTTTCCAAATGTCACAAGTGTTGTGAAAGAATGCGGGAATCTCATAAATAACCAAACAGCTTGCTGCAAAGCCATCAAAAGTTATGTGTCCTATTTGCAAGAGCAGAGCTTTTTAACCAATCTGCAAGCCTTGAAATGTGCTACATCACTTGGAAAGAAATTGCAGGAAGCAAATGTCTCCAAAAATGTTTATTATCTTTGTCGTATAAGCCTGAAGGACTTTTCTCTTCAAG TTGGGTTGCAAG AATCTGGCTGCCTTTTGACGAGTTTGCCATCAAATGCAGTATTTGATGGAACTTCTGGGATCGGATTCATTTGTGACCTTAATGACAACATTGTAGCTCCATGGCCCACAACATCATATTCACTTCCATCCTCATGCAATAGAA CTACAAAACTTCCATCTCTTCCTACAGCAACGTCTTCACAAAATGGTAAGAACCATACTACTGTACTTCTACAAACTGGTTTTTCAGGTCTGATCATCTCTTCATTTCAAAGCAATGGCAGTTGTAAAATATAG
- the LOC100790956 gene encoding uncharacterized GPI-anchored protein At1g61900 isoform X2, with product MLRSLSDGNHSLPGPTARINDCKNIVLRWLASKLDPSTANSVFRGLSNCNLKEVNSVCPLVFPNVTSVVKECGNLINNQTACCKAIKSYVSYLQEQSFLTNLQALKCATSLGKKLQEANVSKNVYYLCRISLKDFSLQVGLQESGCLLTSLPSNAVFDGTSGIGFICDLNDNIVAPWPTTSYSLPSSCNRTTKLPSLPTATSSQNGKNHTTVLLQTGFSGLIISSFQSNGSCKI from the exons ATGTT AAGGTCCTTGTCAGATGGAAACCATAGCTTGCCTGGGCCGACCGCTAGGATCAATGATTGCAAGAATATTGTCCTTCGTTGGCTGGCTAGTAAACTTGACCCATCCACTGCAAATAGTGTTTTTAGAGGACTCTCAAACTGCAACCTAAAAGAAG TTAACTCAGTATGCCCATTGGTTTTTCCAAATGTCACAAGTGTTGTGAAAGAATGCGGGAATCTCATAAATAACCAAACAGCTTGCTGCAAAGCCATCAAAAGTTATGTGTCCTATTTGCAAGAGCAGAGCTTTTTAACCAATCTGCAAGCCTTGAAATGTGCTACATCACTTGGAAAGAAATTGCAGGAAGCAAATGTCTCCAAAAATGTTTATTATCTTTGTCGTATAAGCCTGAAGGACTTTTCTCTTCAAG TTGGGTTGCAAG AATCTGGCTGCCTTTTGACGAGTTTGCCATCAAATGCAGTATTTGATGGAACTTCTGGGATCGGATTCATTTGTGACCTTAATGACAACATTGTAGCTCCATGGCCCACAACATCATATTCACTTCCATCCTCATGCAATAGAA CTACAAAACTTCCATCTCTTCCTACAGCAACGTCTTCACAAAATGGTAAGAACCATACTACTGTACTTCTACAAACTGGTTTTTCAGGTCTGATCATCTCTTCATTTCAAAGCAATGGCAGTTGTAAAATATAG
- the LOC100790956 gene encoding uncharacterized GPI-anchored protein At1g61900 isoform X4 translates to MFRRSLSDGNHSLPGPTARINDCKNIVLRWLASKLDPSTANSVFRGLSNCNLKEVNSVCPLVFPNVTSVVKECGNLINNQTACCKAIKSYVSYLQEQSFLTNLQALKCATSLGKKLQEANVSKNVYYLCRISLKDFSLQVGLQVFDGTSGIGFICDLNDNIVAPWPTTSYSLPSSCNRTTKLPSLPTATSSQNGKNHTTVLLQTGFSGLIISSFQSNGSCKI, encoded by the exons ATGTTCAGAAGGTCCTTGTCAGATGGAAACCATAGCTTGCCTGGGCCGACCGCTAGGATCAATGATTGCAAGAATATTGTCCTTCGTTGGCTGGCTAGTAAACTTGACCCATCCACTGCAAATAGTGTTTTTAGAGGACTCTCAAACTGCAACCTAAAAGAAG TTAACTCAGTATGCCCATTGGTTTTTCCAAATGTCACAAGTGTTGTGAAAGAATGCGGGAATCTCATAAATAACCAAACAGCTTGCTGCAAAGCCATCAAAAGTTATGTGTCCTATTTGCAAGAGCAGAGCTTTTTAACCAATCTGCAAGCCTTGAAATGTGCTACATCACTTGGAAAGAAATTGCAGGAAGCAAATGTCTCCAAAAATGTTTATTATCTTTGTCGTATAAGCCTGAAGGACTTTTCTCTTCAAG TTGGGTTGCAAG TATTTGATGGAACTTCTGGGATCGGATTCATTTGTGACCTTAATGACAACATTGTAGCTCCATGGCCCACAACATCATATTCACTTCCATCCTCATGCAATAGAA CTACAAAACTTCCATCTCTTCCTACAGCAACGTCTTCACAAAATGGTAAGAACCATACTACTGTACTTCTACAAACTGGTTTTTCAGGTCTGATCATCTCTTCATTTCAAAGCAATGGCAGTTGTAAAATATAG